Proteins encoded by one window of Microbacterium testaceum:
- a CDS encoding DUF6992 family protein, with protein sequence MASTKAVADTLVRRLRRWGTASVVVGGALTLFPRTRAFGVQTAMWGAVDLGLAMFAVRRGAAPKRRPLRRLLLINTALDVGYVAAGAHLAVRRPTFGGRLSAADARGHGVAVVIQGAALFLLDLTAARRLRR encoded by the coding sequence ATGGCATCAACGAAGGCCGTCGCCGACACCCTCGTACGTCGTCTGCGGCGATGGGGCACGGCATCCGTCGTCGTGGGAGGCGCCCTGACGCTCTTCCCGCGCACCCGCGCCTTCGGCGTGCAGACGGCGATGTGGGGGGCCGTCGACCTCGGGTTGGCGATGTTCGCGGTCCGCCGCGGGGCTGCGCCGAAGCGCCGCCCCCTGCGGCGTCTGCTGCTGATCAACACCGCGCTCGACGTCGGGTACGTCGCCGCGGGCGCACATCTCGCGGTTCGCAGGCCGACGTTCGGGGGGCGTCTGAGCGCCGCCGACGCGCGCGGTCACGGCGTGGCCGTCGTCATCCAGGGCGCCGCACTGTTCCTGCTCGATCTGACCGCCGCGCGACGCCTGCGCCGCTGA
- a CDS encoding NUDIX hydrolase, which produces MPPRRIHVSAAVITDADGRLLVVRKAGTTAFMQPGGKPEPGESPAETLARELAEEVGLRVRADELEPLGSFTASAANEPGFEVVAEVFRVDIGDQRPIPDAEIAELRWVTAATASGLDIAPLAREYFLPA; this is translated from the coding sequence ATGCCCCCACGCCGAATCCACGTCTCGGCCGCGGTGATCACCGACGCCGACGGCCGCCTGCTGGTCGTGCGCAAGGCTGGGACCACCGCGTTCATGCAGCCCGGCGGCAAACCGGAGCCCGGCGAGTCACCCGCCGAGACGCTCGCCCGCGAGCTGGCCGAAGAGGTGGGCCTGCGCGTCCGCGCCGACGAGCTCGAGCCCCTCGGCTCGTTCACCGCGAGCGCCGCGAACGAACCGGGGTTCGAGGTCGTCGCCGAGGTCTTCCGCGTCGACATCGGCGACCAGCGGCCGATCCCGGATGCCGAGATCGCCGAGCTCCGCTGGGTCACCGCGGCCACGGCATCCGGCCTCGACATCGCGCCCCTCGCTCGCGAGTACTTCCTGCCCGCCTGA